One genomic region from Thermoleptolyngbya sichuanensis A183 encodes:
- a CDS encoding LapA family protein, with protein sequence MLNVLVSSIVALWVSAIALLSVQNATPVELRFLTGRTVPIPIGLLLGFSASAGMLGAALVLPGDRASSARSLDEGDPFEDE encoded by the coding sequence ATGCTAAACGTCCTGGTTTCCTCGATTGTTGCGCTGTGGGTGAGTGCGATCGCCCTGCTTTCGGTGCAAAACGCGACCCCTGTCGAACTCCGCTTTTTGACAGGCAGGACGGTGCCGATTCCCATCGGGCTGCTGCTGGGGTTTAGCGCGTCGGCAGGGATGCTGGGCGCGGCGCTGGTGCTACCGGGCGATCGCGCTTCCAGTGCCCGCAGCTTGGACGAGGGCGATCCGTTTGAGGACGAATAG
- a CDS encoding DUF1350 family protein, producing MEWRELGGNWLVVPESPTAMIHFLGGAFVAAAPQVTYRSLLEHLAEQGYAVVATPFVNTFDHEAIARQVLRSFLRAEEYLLERVFRRSYVPLYGLGHSMGCKLHLLIGSRSSQERAGNVFLSFNNYPARRSIPFLDQMSQFSTQFSSQIPPQFAPLLNVEFTPSPTETYTLIERQYQVRRNLLIRFAMDDIDQTRSLSDVLTRRFPGMTTLHTLGGNHLTPMGQDLKWQPGATFTPLDALGQFMQQGLNRDFIQLKRTITRWLNPVAAFNLPK from the coding sequence ATGGAATGGCGAGAACTGGGCGGAAATTGGCTGGTGGTGCCAGAAAGCCCGACAGCGATGATTCATTTTTTGGGCGGGGCGTTTGTGGCGGCGGCTCCGCAGGTCACCTATCGCTCGCTACTAGAGCATCTAGCAGAGCAGGGCTATGCCGTTGTTGCCACGCCCTTTGTCAACACGTTTGACCATGAGGCGATCGCCCGCCAGGTGTTGCGATCGTTCCTCCGGGCTGAGGAATATTTGCTGGAGCGTGTGTTTCGTCGCAGCTACGTGCCGCTCTATGGTTTGGGCCACAGCATGGGCTGCAAGCTGCATCTGCTGATCGGCAGCCGCTCGTCGCAAGAGCGAGCAGGCAACGTTTTTCTGTCGTTTAACAATTATCCAGCGCGGCGATCGATTCCGTTTCTGGATCAAATGTCGCAGTTTTCGACCCAGTTTTCTTCCCAGATTCCGCCCCAGTTTGCGCCGCTGCTGAATGTAGAATTTACGCCATCGCCGACAGAAACCTACACGCTGATCGAGCGGCAGTATCAGGTGCGGCGCAATCTGCTGATTCGCTTTGCAATGGATGATATCGACCAGACGCGATCGCTCTCGGACGTTCTCACTCGCCGTTTTCCAGGCATGACCACGCTGCATACGCTGGGCGGCAACCACCTAACACCAATGGGTCAAGATTTGAAATGGCAGCCCGGTGCAACCTTTACGCCGCTGGATGCCCTCGGACAGTTTATGCAGCAGGGGCTAAACCGAGATTTCATTCAGCTCAAGCGCACCATCACGCGATGGCTTAATCCGGTTGCCGCCTTCAATTTGCCTAAATAG
- a CDS encoding HupE/UreJ family protein, whose product MKASITRTRKFPKSPRARDRRTVLASKPGAGWRSGALLLLAGMALCAEPALAHHALGGETPKTFLEGFLSGLAHPVIGLDHFAFVVAIGLLAAKQGWGLLFPISFLLAALGGTTLHLNSVDLPAVEIAIALSVFLIGLGLGLQKTLPLGGAIAFGVLAGVFHGYAYGESIIGATPSPLSAYLLGFTLIQAAIALGAGWLGDRLLRRTSERARALTLPGLAIAGVGLVFLLQAI is encoded by the coding sequence ATGAAGGCAAGCATCACCAGAACCCGGAAATTCCCGAAATCGCCCAGAGCGCGCGATCGGCGAACCGTCCTGGCCAGCAAACCTGGCGCGGGCTGGCGCAGCGGCGCACTGCTCTTGCTAGCAGGAATGGCGCTCTGTGCTGAACCAGCCCTAGCGCACCACGCCTTGGGAGGCGAAACGCCCAAAACCTTTTTGGAAGGGTTTTTGTCTGGCTTGGCCCATCCCGTCATTGGGCTAGATCACTTTGCGTTTGTGGTGGCGATTGGGCTACTGGCGGCAAAGCAAGGCTGGGGACTGCTGTTTCCTATCAGCTTCTTGCTAGCAGCGCTGGGCGGCACGACCCTACACCTGAATTCAGTGGATTTGCCCGCCGTTGAAATTGCCATTGCGCTGTCGGTGTTCCTGATCGGGCTGGGGCTGGGGCTGCAAAAGACACTACCTCTGGGTGGGGCGATCGCCTTTGGAGTTTTGGCAGGTGTATTCCACGGCTATGCCTACGGCGAGTCAATCATTGGTGCAACGCCGTCGCCCCTATCCGCCTATCTGCTGGGTTTCACGCTGATCCAGGCGGCGATCGCCTTGGGAGCAGGATGGCTGGGCGATCGCTTGCTGCGCCGCACATCCGAACGGGCTAGAGCGCTGACCCTGCCTGGACTGGCGATCGCAGGCGTGGGGCTGGTGTTTTTGTTGCAGGCTATTTAA
- a CDS encoding Gfo/Idh/MocA family protein, producing the protein MSNVDAAQDSPSVGIVILGLGRWGMHLLRNFLALPGVRVVAIADPSTTRLQTAVNQLGLAHRTPAVLALTDWAAALDLDGVDAVAIATPASTHAALLRTALNWGLHGFVEKPLALCAAEGRELCQLAAAQGRRLVVDHTYLFHPAVQAGRSLVQRGLLGQVRYGSSSRTHLGPVRSDVDALWDLAIHDIAIFNHWLEERPVQGQAWGTVWLQPALTPQLGAIAQETNQAKTAVQSGGSGGSGVSDLVWARLFYPSGFQATLQVCWLNPDRQRRLSMVGDRASLIFDEMATDSLVLQTGALMQQDRQFLPTTQERRAIAVSREEPLRRACEHFVDCVRGDRPSSLSSGEVGTELITILEALSRSMAQQGAIVPVAD; encoded by the coding sequence GTGAGCAACGTAGACGCAGCCCAGGATTCACCGTCAGTGGGCATTGTGATTTTGGGGCTGGGGCGGTGGGGAATGCATCTGCTGCGAAATTTTTTGGCGCTGCCGGGGGTGCGCGTGGTGGCGATCGCCGATCCCAGCACCACCCGCCTGCAAACTGCGGTGAACCAGCTTGGGCTAGCACATCGCACGCCCGCTGTTCTTGCCCTTACAGATTGGGCAGCCGCGCTCGATCTGGATGGGGTAGATGCCGTGGCGATCGCCACACCCGCCAGCACCCATGCAGCACTCCTGCGAACCGCGCTGAATTGGGGGCTACACGGATTTGTAGAAAAGCCCCTGGCGCTCTGCGCTGCCGAGGGGCGAGAACTGTGCCAACTGGCGGCAGCGCAAGGACGGCGGTTGGTGGTAGATCACACCTACTTGTTTCACCCAGCCGTGCAAGCGGGGCGATCGCTCGTTCAGCGAGGGCTACTTGGGCAGGTGCGCTATGGCAGCAGCAGCCGGACGCACCTCGGCCCAGTGCGCTCCGATGTCGATGCGCTATGGGATCTGGCAATTCACGACATTGCCATTTTTAACCACTGGCTGGAAGAGCGACCCGTGCAGGGGCAAGCCTGGGGAACGGTTTGGTTGCAGCCTGCGCTAACCCCACAGCTTGGGGCAATCGCCCAGGAAACAAACCAGGCAAAAACGGCAGTGCAATCGGGAGGATCGGGAGGATCGGGAGTATCTGATCTAGTCTGGGCGCGATTGTTTTATCCCAGCGGATTTCAGGCGACGCTGCAGGTATGCTGGCTCAATCCCGACCGACAGCGGCGGCTGAGCATGGTGGGCGATCGCGCCTCGCTAATTTTTGACGAAATGGCGACCGATTCGCTGGTGCTGCAAACTGGAGCGCTGATGCAGCAAGACAGACAATTCTTGCCCACGACCCAAGAGCGACGGGCGATCGCCGTTTCCCGCGAAGAGCCACTGCGCCGCGCCTGCGAACATTTTGTGGACTGTGTGCGGGGCGATCGCCCCTCCAGCCTGTCGTCGGGCGAAGTTGGCACGGAGCTAATCACCATCCTCGAAGCGTTGTCTCGGTCAATGGCACAGCAGGGGGCGATCGTCCCGGTTGCAGACTGA
- a CDS encoding vitamin K epoxide reductase family protein — protein sequence MSRRRQTPWLHRQSRKVIGAIALLGALNTAYLTATRLFGGEAACPTSGCQQVLSSPYATLFGQPLALFGLLAYLGMAAFAFAPLLVNPDQNKTLRTSLDNTTWLLLFAGSTAMLVFSGYLMYIMFSEFVVPFGAAGICVYCIASALFALAMFLLTMFGRAWEDVGQLIFSGILVGAVVLVGSLGWHNIIKTPPSEAVNGPSVPPVTTVSGQAEVELARHLKRIGAKMFGAYWCPHCHDQKQLFGQPAAAEIPYIECAPDGANSQTALCRATPQVTGYPTWEINGQFYSGTQTLEQLAKASGYQGPTNFQISP from the coding sequence ATGAGCCGCCGTCGTCAAACCCCCTGGCTGCATCGCCAGTCTCGCAAGGTTATTGGAGCGATCGCCCTACTGGGTGCGCTAAACACTGCCTATCTCACCGCGACTCGGCTGTTTGGTGGAGAGGCAGCCTGCCCCACCAGCGGCTGTCAACAGGTGCTTTCTAGCCCCTACGCCACGCTGTTTGGGCAACCGTTGGCGCTGTTTGGGCTGCTGGCCTATCTAGGCATGGCGGCGTTTGCCTTTGCGCCGCTACTGGTCAATCCTGACCAAAACAAAACCCTGCGAACCAGTTTAGACAACACGACTTGGTTGCTGCTGTTTGCAGGCTCCACCGCCATGCTGGTGTTCAGCGGCTACCTGATGTACATCATGTTTTCCGAGTTCGTGGTGCCCTTCGGCGCAGCGGGCATCTGCGTCTATTGCATTGCATCGGCGCTGTTTGCCCTGGCTATGTTCTTGCTAACGATGTTTGGGCGAGCCTGGGAAGATGTCGGACAGCTTATTTTTTCCGGGATCTTGGTCGGCGCGGTGGTGCTAGTAGGTTCTCTAGGTTGGCACAACATCATTAAAACGCCGCCCAGTGAGGCTGTGAACGGGCCATCCGTGCCGCCTGTAACTACCGTTTCGGGGCAGGCAGAGGTTGAGTTGGCTCGCCACCTGAAGCGTATTGGCGCGAAGATGTTTGGTGCTTACTGGTGCCCGCATTGCCACGATCAGAAGCAGCTCTTCGGTCAGCCTGCCGCGGCTGAGATTCCTTACATCGAATGTGCGCCAGACGGAGCGAACTCCCAGACTGCCTTGTGTCGCGCCACGCCGCAGGTGACGGGCTATCCTACCTGGGAAATCAACGGACAGTTTTACTCTGGCACCCAAACGCTGGAGCAACTGGCCAAGGCTTCTGGCTATCAGGGCCCGACCAACTTCCAGATTTCTCCGTAG
- a CDS encoding cation-translocating P-type ATPase, with amino-acid sequence MTISDTGSVSPATRWHLLPAEKVLEQLQSDRQLGLTSEQVAERQRQFGPNELEDTGGRSNWAILLDQFKNIMLIMLIAVAIISGVMDLMDMQAGRVKSNDIPFKDTVAILAIVFLNGLLGYVQESRAEKALAALKNMASPRVRVVRDGRVQEVSAGELVPGDIMLLEAGVQVAADGRLLEEASLQVREAALTGEAQAVSKRVAADLSEDTPLGDRLNCVYQGTDVVQGRGVAIVTQTGMGTELGKIATLLQSVEAEPTPLQQRMDQLSQALVTGSLSLVAVVVVLGLLVAGWGKLRELVEVSLSMAVAVVPEGLPAVITVTLALGTQRMVRRHALIRKLPAVETLGSVTTICSDKTGTLTQNKMVVQGIHQHSCSLSVTGHAYTPEGEFLLNGQPIDTRHHPEAIALLTAGLLCNDAALQKENGDWCILGDPTEGALLVAATKAGLDRHQLSYAWTRLGEFPFTSERKRMSVMVKQEGGGRITDAMGAIAPLLLPSSSLLLFCKGSPELVLERCQFVYVKGTVEPLSGDRRQQILQQNNHLASKGLRVLGFAARPLEALPAEDSAEETEQGLIWLGLVDMLDAPRPEAREAVARCRSAGIRPVMITGDHQLTARAIAEDLGIAQPGDEVLTGPDLEHCTPEELEAHVERVSVYARVAPEHKLKIVQALQRRHHIVAMTGDGVNDAPALKRADIGIAMGITGTDVSKEASDMVLLDDNFATIVSAVEEGRVVYTNIRRFIKYILGSNIGEVITIAASPLFAFGGVPLTPLQILWMNLVTDGLPALALAVEPAEPNVMSRPPHDPKESIFARGLGTYMIRIGVVLSIIAIAQMVVGYHLAQTIPGDPDRWKTMVFTTLCLAQMGHALAIRSNTRLTLELNPFSNPYVLTSVVFTSLLQLALIYVEPLRNFFGTQILSPLELLICLGFSLLLFVWIELEKILSRWQGKGAGVGD; translated from the coding sequence ATGACTATTTCTGACACTGGCTCTGTCTCTCCTGCCACCCGCTGGCATCTGCTGCCTGCTGAAAAGGTTTTGGAGCAGTTGCAGAGCGATCGCCAGTTGGGCCTCACGTCGGAGCAAGTCGCCGAACGCCAGCGCCAATTTGGCCCAAACGAATTGGAAGACACAGGCGGCCGGAGCAACTGGGCAATCTTGCTGGATCAGTTCAAAAACATCATGCTGATCATGCTGATTGCGGTGGCGATCATTTCCGGCGTGATGGATCTAATGGACATGCAGGCAGGACGGGTCAAGTCCAACGACATTCCGTTCAAAGACACCGTGGCGATTTTGGCGATCGTGTTTCTGAATGGCTTGCTGGGCTATGTGCAAGAAAGTCGTGCTGAAAAAGCGCTAGCCGCCCTGAAAAATATGGCCTCGCCGCGGGTGCGCGTAGTGCGCGATGGGCGCGTGCAGGAGGTGAGCGCTGGGGAACTGGTGCCAGGGGACATCATGCTGCTGGAGGCAGGCGTGCAGGTGGCGGCGGACGGTCGCTTGTTGGAGGAAGCCAGCCTGCAAGTGCGGGAGGCAGCGCTGACGGGCGAGGCGCAGGCCGTCAGCAAGCGGGTCGCCGCAGACCTGTCAGAAGATACTCCCTTGGGCGATCGCCTCAATTGCGTGTATCAGGGAACCGACGTTGTGCAGGGGCGCGGCGTGGCCATCGTCACCCAAACCGGCATGGGCACCGAACTCGGCAAAATTGCCACCCTGCTGCAATCTGTCGAGGCAGAGCCAACGCCCTTGCAGCAGCGGATGGATCAGCTCAGTCAGGCGTTGGTCACGGGGTCCCTGTCGCTGGTGGCGGTGGTCGTTGTCTTAGGGCTGCTGGTGGCCGGATGGGGCAAGCTGCGGGAACTGGTGGAGGTGTCGCTGAGCATGGCAGTGGCCGTTGTGCCAGAGGGCTTGCCCGCCGTGATTACGGTAACGCTGGCGCTAGGAACCCAGCGGATGGTGCGCCGCCATGCCCTGATCCGCAAGCTGCCTGCGGTAGAAACCCTCGGCTCTGTCACCACGATCTGCTCCGACAAAACGGGGACCCTGACCCAAAACAAGATGGTGGTTCAGGGAATTCACCAACACTCCTGCTCCCTCAGCGTCACCGGCCACGCCTATACGCCGGAGGGCGAGTTTTTGCTAAACGGGCAGCCGATTGACACTCGGCACCACCCAGAGGCGATCGCCCTGCTGACGGCCGGCCTTCTCTGCAACGACGCTGCGCTGCAAAAGGAAAACGGCGACTGGTGCATCCTAGGCGACCCCACCGAGGGCGCACTGCTAGTGGCTGCCACCAAAGCTGGCCTCGATCGCCATCAGTTGAGCTATGCCTGGACGCGCCTGGGTGAGTTTCCCTTCACCTCCGAGCGCAAGCGCATGAGCGTCATGGTCAAACAGGAAGGGGGTGGAAGGATCACGGATGCAATGGGTGCGATCGCCCCGCTGCTCCTACCATCCTCCTCCCTACTCCTGTTTTGCAAAGGCTCTCCAGAACTGGTGCTGGAGCGCTGCCAGTTTGTGTATGTCAAAGGCACCGTGGAGCCACTCAGCGGCGATCGCCGTCAGCAAATCTTGCAGCAAAACAATCACCTGGCAAGCAAAGGACTACGGGTGCTGGGGTTTGCCGCCCGTCCCCTAGAAGCACTGCCCGCCGAAGACAGCGCCGAGGAAACCGAGCAAGGGCTGATCTGGCTGGGACTGGTGGACATGCTAGACGCGCCCCGCCCCGAAGCACGCGAGGCCGTGGCCCGCTGTCGCTCCGCCGGAATTCGCCCTGTCATGATTACAGGCGACCACCAGCTCACTGCACGGGCGATCGCCGAAGACCTGGGCATTGCCCAACCCGGCGATGAAGTGCTGACCGGGCCCGATCTGGAACACTGCACCCCAGAAGAACTGGAAGCCCACGTCGAGCGGGTCAGCGTCTATGCCCGCGTGGCCCCAGAGCATAAGCTGAAAATCGTGCAGGCGCTTCAGCGGCGGCACCACATCGTCGCCATGACGGGCGATGGCGTGAACGATGCCCCCGCGCTGAAGCGGGCCGATATCGGCATTGCAATGGGCATCACGGGCACCGATGTCAGCAAAGAAGCCAGCGACATGGTGCTGTTGGACGATAACTTCGCCACCATCGTCTCTGCGGTGGAAGAAGGGCGCGTGGTGTACACTAACATTCGCCGCTTTATCAAATACATCCTGGGTTCCAATATCGGCGAAGTGATTACCATTGCCGCATCGCCGCTGTTTGCCTTTGGCGGCGTGCCCCTCACGCCCCTGCAAATCCTTTGGATGAACTTGGTCACCGATGGACTGCCCGCCCTGGCGCTGGCAGTAGAACCTGCGGAACCCAACGTCATGAGTCGCCCGCCCCACGATCCCAAAGAGAGCATTTTTGCACGAGGATTGGGCACCTACATGATCCGCATCGGCGTGGTGCTGTCTATCATTGCGATCGCCCAAATGGTCGTCGGCTATCACCTTGCCCAAACCATCCCCGGCGACCCCGATCGCTGGAAGACAATGGTCTTCACTACGCTGTGCCTGGCCCAGATGGGTCATGCCCTAGCTATTCGATCCAACACCCGCCTAACCCTAGAACTCAACCCCTTCTCCAATCCCTACGTCCTCACCTCCGTCGTCTTTACCAGCCTGCTGCAACTAGCGCTGATCTACGTCGAGCCGCTGCGAAACTTCTTTGGCACCCAAATCCTCAGCCCCCTGGAACTGCTGATTTGTCTTGGATTCAGCCTGCTGCTCTTTGTTTGGATTGAGCTAGAAAAAATACTGTCGCGCTGGCAGGGCAAAGGGGCAGGCGTGGGGGACTAA
- a CDS encoding SDR family oxidoreductase — protein sequence MSTPPKTLLITGISGFLGWHIYQATRASWTVYGTYQTRPVSFADANTLALDLTDCAALQQAFQEIRPDAVIHTAALSQPNACQTQPELSRQINVLASLNLASLCADAGIPFAFTSTDLVFDGHHAPYREADPVCPISLYGEQKAEAEAGILSRYPKAAVCRMPLMFGAAPTAPSFLQPFLQKLRDGEALRLFTDEFRTPISGRDAAKGLLMALDKVQGLVHLGGPERLSRYEFGLRMAAAFGLSPDLISPCKQADVPMPAPRPPDVSMDSSYAFSLGYAPGGVLEELRALA from the coding sequence ATGTCAACGCCTCCCAAAACCCTCCTCATTACGGGCATCAGCGGTTTTTTGGGATGGCATATCTACCAGGCGACCCGCGCCAGTTGGACGGTCTACGGCACGTACCAAACCCGGCCCGTGTCCTTTGCCGATGCGAACACGCTGGCGCTGGATCTCACGGACTGTGCTGCCCTCCAGCAGGCATTCCAGGAGATTCGCCCGGATGCAGTGATCCACACAGCCGCCCTGTCTCAGCCCAACGCCTGCCAAACCCAGCCCGAATTGTCCCGCCAGATTAACGTCCTCGCCAGCCTAAACCTGGCTAGCCTCTGCGCCGATGCGGGCATTCCCTTTGCCTTCACCTCCACCGATCTGGTGTTCGACGGACACCACGCGCCCTACCGCGAGGCCGATCCGGTCTGTCCCATCAGCCTTTATGGGGAGCAAAAGGCAGAAGCCGAAGCCGGAATCCTGAGCCGCTATCCAAAGGCTGCCGTTTGCCGGATGCCGCTGATGTTTGGCGCTGCGCCCACGGCCCCTAGCTTCTTGCAGCCGTTTTTGCAGAAGCTGCGCGATGGTGAGGCGCTGCGCCTGTTTACCGACGAGTTTCGCACGCCCATCAGCGGCCGCGATGCAGCAAAGGGACTGCTGATGGCGCTCGACAAGGTTCAAGGTCTGGTTCACCTGGGCGGGCCAGAGCGGCTGTCTCGCTATGAATTTGGGCTACGGATGGCGGCGGCGTTTGGTCTTTCCCCTGACTTGATCAGCCCTTGCAAGCAGGCGGATGTGCCCATGCCCGCCCCGCGCCCGCCGGATGTGTCGATGGATAGCAGCTACGCCTTTAGCCTGGGCTATGCGCCGGGGGGCGTGCTGGAGGAGTTGCGGGCGTTGGCTTAG
- a CDS encoding alpha-amylase — MTGCARPTGRAAAVEDAEMIKSRPSQAVMVHLFEWRWDDIAQECETVLGPNGYAAVQISPPQEHVVLPERGFPWWQRYQPVSYRLESRSGDRAQLASMIRRCHAAGVKVYADAVINHMAGVEQGIGSAGSVFTKYDYPGIYQPQDFNDCRRNIESYQNHDEVTGCELVGLADLKTSTPYVQRRLAEYLADLVSLGIDGFRIDAAKHINARDLDGILTQLEQVLAEQKAGKTLADLFIYQEVIDPGTEAVKKGEYYASGDVFEFEYGRVVSEKFAGLDGQTLAQLETLGEGWGFVPSEKAVVFIDNHDKQRGHGGGGNYLTYKDGPLYDLANVFMLAHPYGKPLVMSSYDFSDGDQGPPADAKGNTRSPLSPNAATCADGWICEHRRSPLVQMVQFRNAAGDAPLVDWWSNGQNQIAFGRGDRAFVVINRESQPLTHTFQTSLPPGRYCDLLQPSASNPATCAMPITVQPDGQATFTLSGMSAAAIRVME; from the coding sequence ATGACGGGTTGCGCCCGCCCCACAGGCCGAGCCGCTGCGGTCGAAGATGCAGAGATGATCAAATCACGCCCGTCCCAGGCGGTGATGGTGCATTTGTTTGAGTGGCGCTGGGACGATATTGCCCAGGAATGCGAAACGGTTTTGGGCCCAAACGGCTACGCCGCCGTGCAAATTTCGCCCCCCCAGGAACACGTCGTCTTACCTGAGCGGGGCTTTCCCTGGTGGCAGCGCTATCAGCCCGTCAGCTATCGGCTGGAAAGTCGCAGTGGCGATCGCGCTCAGCTTGCATCCATGATTCGCCGCTGCCATGCGGCCGGGGTCAAGGTCTACGCCGATGCGGTGATCAACCACATGGCCGGGGTCGAGCAGGGCATCGGCAGCGCCGGGTCAGTCTTTACCAAATACGACTATCCCGGCATCTACCAGCCACAAGACTTCAACGACTGTCGCCGCAACATCGAGAGCTACCAGAACCACGACGAGGTGACGGGCTGCGAATTGGTGGGGTTGGCTGATTTGAAAACCAGCACGCCCTACGTGCAGCGGCGGCTCGCAGAATACCTCGCCGATTTGGTCAGTTTGGGCATCGACGGCTTTCGGATCGACGCTGCTAAACACATCAATGCCCGCGACCTGGATGGCATTCTGACCCAGCTTGAGCAGGTCTTGGCAGAACAGAAAGCGGGCAAGACCCTGGCTGATCTCTTCATTTATCAGGAAGTGATCGACCCCGGCACCGAAGCCGTGAAAAAGGGCGAATACTATGCCTCTGGCGACGTGTTCGAGTTTGAGTATGGACGAGTCGTGAGCGAAAAGTTTGCCGGACTCGACGGGCAAACCCTGGCGCAGCTAGAAACATTGGGCGAGGGCTGGGGATTTGTCCCTAGCGAAAAGGCTGTGGTCTTCATCGACAACCACGACAAGCAGCGGGGTCACGGGGGCGGCGGCAACTACCTCACTTACAAGGACGGCCCGCTCTACGACCTGGCCAATGTGTTCATGTTGGCCCATCCCTACGGCAAGCCGCTGGTGATGTCGAGCTACGACTTTTCAGATGGCGACCAAGGGCCCCCCGCCGATGCCAAAGGCAACACGCGATCGCCCCTCAGCCCCAACGCTGCAACCTGCGCCGACGGCTGGATCTGCGAACATCGGCGATCGCCCCTGGTGCAAATGGTGCAGTTTCGCAACGCGGCCGGCGATGCGCCCCTGGTGGACTGGTGGAGCAACGGGCAAAACCAGATTGCCTTTGGGCGGGGCGATCGCGCCTTTGTGGTGATCAACCGAGAATCCCAGCCCCTCACCCACACCTTTCAAACCAGCCTGCCCCCCGGCCGCTACTGCGACCTGCTCCAGCCCAGTGCGTCCAACCCCGCCACCTGCGCCATGCCCATCACCGTTCAGCCCGACGGCCAGGCGACCTTCACCCTATCCGGCATGAGCGCCGCCGCAATTCGAGTCATGGAGTAG
- a CDS encoding ABC transporter permease — protein sequence MNWWQKLKRNSLARYGALVLLLLYLVAIGAEFFAPYDPYVSQTDGSLLPPTQVFWRSPQGQFLGPHVYPTTQGAVDLETGDRQLSRDFSQPSPIRLFVKGDPYRFLNLKLPLPTRFSLTDPQFQEKEILPGIPGDRHLFGTVGPGRLNLLGTDEAARDQLSRLIHGSRISLSIGLVGILISFPLGLLIGGISGYFGGWTDSILMRFAEVLMTIPGIYLLITLAGVLPPGLTNAQRFLLITLITSFVSWAGLARVIRGQVLSIKERSFVQAARAMGGRSLYIILRHVLPQTATYVIITATLAIPSFILAEAVLSYLGLGIQQPDPSWGNMLSLASNASILVLQPWLVWAPAFLIVLTVLAFNLLGDGLRDALDPRNSSDSNG from the coding sequence ATGAATTGGTGGCAAAAGCTCAAGAGAAACTCGCTGGCCCGCTATGGGGCGCTGGTGCTGCTGTTGCTGTATCTGGTGGCGATTGGGGCAGAGTTTTTTGCACCCTATGATCCCTACGTGTCGCAGACGGATGGCTCGCTGCTGCCGCCGACGCAGGTGTTTTGGCGATCGCCCCAAGGACAGTTTCTTGGGCCGCACGTCTATCCCACCACCCAGGGCGCGGTAGATCTAGAGACGGGCGATCGCCAGCTTTCGCGGGACTTTAGCCAGCCATCGCCGATTCGTCTATTTGTCAAAGGCGACCCCTACCGATTCCTCAACCTAAAGCTGCCGCTGCCGACGCGGTTTTCGCTGACCGATCCGCAGTTCCAGGAGAAGGAAATTTTGCCGGGAATTCCGGGCGATCGCCACCTATTTGGCACGGTTGGTCCCGGTCGGCTGAACCTGCTGGGCACTGACGAAGCAGCCCGCGACCAACTCAGTCGGCTCATTCACGGCAGCCGCATTAGCCTGTCGATCGGGCTGGTGGGGATTCTCATTTCCTTCCCATTGGGGCTGCTGATTGGCGGCATCTCTGGCTACTTTGGCGGCTGGACAGATTCCATCCTGATGCGCTTTGCCGAAGTGCTGATGACTATCCCCGGCATTTACCTGCTGATTACGCTGGCAGGGGTGCTGCCACCAGGATTGACCAATGCCCAGCGGTTTCTGCTGATTACCCTGATCACCTCGTTTGTCAGTTGGGCGGGGCTGGCGCGGGTAATTCGCGGGCAGGTCTTGTCAATTAAAGAACGCTCTTTTGTGCAGGCGGCGCGGGCGATGGGCGGGCGATCGCTCTACATCATCCTGCGCCACGTCCTGCCGCAGACCGCAACCTATGTGATTATCACGGCCACCCTAGCGATTCCCAGCTTCATCCTGGCAGAAGCCGTGCTGAGCTATCTGGGACTTGGCATTCAGCAGCCCGACCCCTCCTGGGGAAATATGCTGTCCCTGGCCAGCAATGCGTCGATTTTGGTGCTGCAACCCTGGCTGGTTTGGGCTCCGGCATTTCTCATCGTGCTGACGGTGCTGGCGTTTAACCTGCTGGGCGACGGGCTGCGCGATGCCCTCGACCCGCGCAACAGCAGCGATAGCAATGGCTGA